tttggtttcggagtgaaatggggcacatagtccctaaaatggaggtttaagtcataggaattgaTCATAGTTAGAACTATGTAaaaacgacttcggaatagagttttgacggtttctATAGTTCCGTaaggtaattttggtcttaggagcatgttcagatGTTAaatcggaggttcgtaggtcattttaacgtcaattggcgaaagttgaaaatttgataaattttgggaagttttacCGGgattgaactttttgatatcggggtcggattacgATTACGAAAGTTGTAATAGGTCTGTATTatcaattataacttgtgtgcaaaatttgaggtcaatctgacttgatttgataggtttcggcgtcagatgtagaagtttgaaattttgaagttcattaggcttgaatcgatatgtaattcgtgtttttagcgttgtttgatatgatttaaaggcGCGACTAAGTTCTTGTAAttttttaggactggttggtatatttggttgaggtcccggggggtctcgggtgagtttcggatggttaacagatcatttttggacttaaaaaAGATTTTCAGGTGCTGGGCTaattctggtgtaatcgcacttgcgcaagGCTGACTGTAGGTGTGAGAAATGGGGCACATGTGAGGGGTTAGGGGAATTGTCCAGTGATCACAGGTGCGGTgtgagggccgcagaagcggagtcgcttctacgggggatcgatcgcagaagcggacgagtgctTGGGGAGGCTTCCGTTGAAGCGGACGAGGGACCGCAGAAACGCATCCGCAGATGCAGACATTTGCGTGTAGGTGCGGAATCGGGGAGCTTAAGTGAACTCCGCAGATGCAGAGACTTCCCGCAGAAGCGGTGCCATAGAAGCGAAATTGGGTCCACAAAAGCAGAAAGCCTGGGCAGACTATATTAAATTAAGGGTTCGTGATTattatcattttggacattttgagctcAGGTCTTGGCTATTTTTGAGAGCAATTTCGagaggtttcttgaggtaagtcccttgtgtttaattttgatcaataatcttgttttcccattgattttcccgcctagttagtgtgtatttaaagtggaaattagaagtttgaggttaggaatttggagagttgatttgaggaattgagtggtgatttggtgtcggattttggtaattttggtatgggtgaactcatggtcgagtgattgttcgtatttttttgacttttacccgatttcgagacatggATCCGGGTCGAATTTTTGGGCCgaattttcgattctttgctaaagtcgtagtttcattatttaaattagtttcttgtagttatatttatagtataaaattattttggctagattcgagccgatcggagttggaaagtcgaggaaaaggcatactacttaaCTTATTGAGCGAGAtttaaggtaagtgacttgtctaaccttgtgtgggggaaatcccttaaggttttggtactgttgtaaccatttgtgatatgtgagcgccgtgtatgcgaggtgacgagtgcacaCACGGGTTAATTATGAAAATTTCagttcttgctgagttgtcttcttttaaattccttaactaagttgccttagcatatgtagtggtCATGTTTAGCTTAGTATCGCATgcctacgtgccttaactcttacttgcaatttatgcaacatgcttagttgaattacctactttccttgatttgaattaaatctttaactgtaagatccttgctgtaaattcgtgtttccttcgattacctgctgcatatttacttcgggactacgatgcggttcctcgggagttcccccaagtactgcatatttactttgggactacgaggcggttcctcgggagatccccttgtactgcatatttactttgggactatgaggcgtttactcaggagatcccccttgtcttgcatatttactttgggactacgaggcggtacctcgggagatcccccctgtcatGCATATtcacatttgggactacgaggcggtacctcgggagtgcccctgttgtttacctctatttactgtgctgatatttttctgaaacttcttattgtttaaattctcagtcatttgaaaatattattatatcttctgccttacttttcttttaaactagtagtgccctgacctgacctcgtcactactctaccgaggttaggcttggcacttattgggtactgttgtggtgtactcatactacacttatgcacatatttttgtgcagatccaagttctTCCCAACAGACCAGATACCAATGAGTTGGATCGCACGTGGAGACCTCAAGgcatatctgccagcgtctgcagacctcagaatccccctctatccttattatgttatgtttccttattttctttagactctgatgtatatagacacttagtatttgctcttagaagcttgtgacttattttcaccgggttttgggagttgtaattattgatttgCAGTTTGGTaattatttcatatgttgagagtTGGGTTTCAGTTTcatattatgttattccgcaaattgttaggcttacctagtcttagagactaggtgccatcacgacatcctacggagggtgaattggggtcgtgacaagttggtatcagagctctagtttcataggtgttatgagtcacaagcagatttagtagagtctcgcggatccgtacagagacgtccgtacttatcttcgggaggctatggaactgttaggaaaagtttcactttctttgattccttattgtgcgagATCTTTGACTTCAAACTCTAAActtctatctttctattctctcacagatgatgaggacacctACAGCTGGATCGgacgatcagacacccgtgccccatgctagagccgcgagaggccggggccagggccggggtagaggccgaggacgtccacgtggtgcagccagagcacccacacgagctACCACAGAGGAgctaccagtagctccagttggagggaaggtacctgagatgcctgttactataccagctctccaggagactctagcccagtttcggagcatgttcaacactttggctcaggcaggattgatacctcttgctcctgccacatcttaggccgggggaggagcaccaACTCCCATCGTCGGTACCCAGAGCAGTGAGTTCAGGTAAACCAGGATCCAGAGATCATACCGATACAGCCGGTAGCTCctgttcagcctgaggttagggcagcagcttctgaggcagagtaactcaggctcgagaggtacaagaagtaccacccacctactttcagtggcttggcgtaagaggatgcctggggttttcttgaggagtgccactgtatcctctGTATTATGGGTGTTacagagactagtggggtttctttcactacgttccagcttagaggggcgacctatcagtggtggcgcgcatacgagttggatagtccgtcTGAGGAagcttcactcacatggactcagttctcagatatattcctgagggagtatgttcctcagagtctcaaAGATGCTTGGGGTGCAttgtttgagcagttgcgccagggtgctatgaccatgtcagagtatgcagtccaattcagtgatttggccaggcatgcaccaaccttgcTTGCTACTATTCGGGAGCGGGTTCGTcagtttattgaggggctcaaccccagcatTAGATTGAGcttggcccgagagttggagacggATACTGCATATCAGtaggtagtggggattgctaggaggttagaggGCATGCTGACTCGgtatagagaggagagagaggctaagagttctcgagagtctggcacttacagtggtactcgtgccccaactACAGGTCGTCAAGGCAGAGGTTATATGGGTCGCCATATTCATTCACCACTTCTAGCTGCCAGCGGTGCTACGACCACTACTAGGACCCATGGTCCTTATTATGCAtcgccagtgtctagtgtgcctcctgtatggggtgcttccagcggtcagtccagtcgaTTAGGCCCAGGCCAGTCGCattagccacgtcctccgagagcttgttttgagtgtggtgacactcttcATTTGTTGTGGGAGTGTcccagattcaggaggggtgcacctccatagttATCTCAGGCACCACGTGCTCCACagggtcctcaagctatgattgcagcaccagctaccaccccacctacaCAGCCAGCCAAAGGTGGAGgacggacaggtagaggtcaccctagagggggaggcgaggccagatattatgcccttccttctaGGATGGAGGCAGTTACATCAgatgctgttatcacaggtactgttccgatctgtcatagagatgcatcagtcttatttgatctaggctccacttattcctatgtgtcatcttattttgcttcgtgTTTGGGTGTATcctgtgattctctgagttcacctatttatgtatctacacccgttagtgattccattattgttgaccatgtgtatcagtcgtgtttgattgttcttagtagttttgagaccagagccaatttattattgctcagtatggtggatttcgatgttattttgggtatggactggttttcaccctatcacgctatccttgattgtcattccaagatggtgacgttggctatgccaagtcTGCCatgactagagtggagaggtaccttggatcatgttcctagcagggttgtttcatttcttaaagctcagtgaatggttgagaagtggtgtgatgcgtatctggcctatgcgagagatgttagtgttgatactcctaccatcgagTCTGTTCCGATAGTGAGGGACTATTTAGATATATTTCtggcagatcttccgggcatgccacccgatagggatattgacttcgacattgatttgttaccgggcactcagcacatttctattccaccttatcggatGGCCCCAACATAGTTGAatgagttaaaggaacagttgcaagagtttctcaatatgggcttcattcggcctagtgtatcgccttggggtgatcCTGTCttgtttttgaagaagaaggatggttctatgcgaatgtatatcgattatcgacagttaaaCAATGTTacggtgaagaacatgtatccattgccacatattgatgacctatttgatcagcttcagggtgcaagggtgttctctaagatcgacttgcgttcaggctatcatcagttgaatattcgggagtcggatatcccgaagacctctttcaggactcggtatggtcattatgagttccatgtgatgtcttttgggcttaccaatgccccagcaacattcatgcacttgatgaacaatgtatttcatccctatcttgacttttttgtcattgtgtttattgacgacattctagtgtactcccggagttaggaggatcatgagcaacacctgatgactgtgcttcagaccttgagagagaagaagttatatgcaaaaatgtTGATGTGTGAGTTCTCGCTAGACTCAttagcatttttgggtcatgtagtatcgagtgaggggatcaaggtagacccaaagaagatcgaagcagtgcagagttggcccagaccatcctcagctacgaagatccggagttttcttggtttggcggggtattaccgtcgatttgtagagggattttcgtctattgcagcacctatgaccaaattgacctagaagggtgctccgttcaggtggaccgaggattgtgaagagagatttcaaaagctcaagactgcttacAACCCTAGTGTAAGTGTTGTCTACTGGATCGGGGtcctatacagtgtattgtgatgcgtcgcgcattggtctcagcacggtgttgatgcaggaaggtagggtgattgcctacgcgtctagacagttgaaggtgcatgagaagaattatcctgtccacgacctcgagttagcatctattgttcatgccttgaagatctggcagcactatttatatggtgttccttgtgaggttttcaccaa
This sequence is a window from Nicotiana tomentosiformis chromosome 5, ASM39032v3, whole genome shotgun sequence. Protein-coding genes within it:
- the LOC138892864 gene encoding uncharacterized protein, producing the protein MGVTETSGVSFTTFQLRGATYQWWRAYELDSPSEEASLTWTQFSDIFLREYVPQSLKDAWGALFEQLRQGAMTMSEYAVQFSDLARHAPTLLATIRERAPRAPQGPQAMIAAPATTPPTQPAKGGGRTGRGHPRGGGEARYYALPSRMEAVTSDAVITARARQGRGYIGRPVHSAIPAASGATTTTRPQDPYYEPPMSSVPPVQGASSGQSNRSGPSKSHQTRPPRACFECGDTRHLVNDFPRFSRGAPPQLSQAPRAPPGPQTMITALATIPPAQPARDGG